The Peromyscus maniculatus bairdii isolate BWxNUB_F1_BW_parent chromosome 6, HU_Pman_BW_mat_3.1, whole genome shotgun sequence genome has a segment encoding these proteins:
- the Bbs12 gene encoding chaperonin-containing T-complex member BBS12 yields MAYRVVNKRRHVGLQQLSSFAQTGRSFLGPVKASKFITDAECHESMLISSTVRLLEGLDLTCAVGQLLNEAVQAQNGTYRIGTSTLLFLVGAWSSAVEECLHLGVPTPAIVSVMSEGLNSCIEAVVSLQVPIYNVFDHMDNTSTVYKLETVDVSLCPFLQVPSDPGSLQEKHDFKDAASQLLSVYSLSGRHVQSPKLFKTQAKVETEKNTPRALQHSRYTDSFCRKSALTHSRHFSRTEHSPWISRPDGFLEQCGSTPKTWRCSDLVELAVGLSHGDGSSMALAEAAVRLQWQSVRLQQVNSVAPFVFDLSRLLTCCLPGLPETSSCVCSGYVTAVPTSSSALIKELQDQPFRVILIEGDLTQSYRHLGFNKSGNRKTELDSGKLPGDSAEELWTKSVMQVLVQFDVNLVLAQGNVSEHLTEKCAHSKRLVMGSVSGNVLRAFAEATRAVPVAYVTQVNEDCVGSGVSVTFWTSPHDTDRNDRMAILLKTEGINLVTAVLTCPVSAQMETKEDRFWSCVHRLYHALKEEKVFLGGGAVEFLCLSHLQILAEQSINKESHACSGWLPDSSSWMASSLSVYRPTVLKCLASGWHEYLSAVMSNTATHPSAVEASTFIQHHVQNATNSGSPSSYILSKYSQLSGGVFHSGVSDNLALVPRVYDTVTPKTEAWRRALDLVLLVLQTDSEIITGLVHTQINSQELDGVLFL; encoded by the coding sequence ATGGCTTACAGAGTCGTAAACAAAAGAAGGCATGTGGGACTACAACAGCTTTCATCATTTGCACAAACAGGAAGAAGTTTCCTAGGCCCAGTAAAAGCCTCCAAGTTTATTACAGATGCAGAGTGTCATGAAAGTATGTTAATCAGCTCAACAGTCAGGCTTCTCGAAGGTCTGGATTTAACCTGTGCAGTTGGGCAGCTTCTCAACGAAGCAGTTCAAGCACAGAATGGCACATACAGAATTGGAACCAGCACTCTTTTGTTTCTTGTTGGTGCATGGAGCAGTGCTGTTGAAGAATGTCTCCATCTGGGTGTTCCCACTCCAGCAATAGTTTCAGTAATGTCCGAAGGCTTGAACTCTTGCATTGAAGCAGTAGTTTCCCTTCAAGTACccatatacaatgtatttgaccACATGGACAACACAAGTACAGTTTACAAACTTGAAACAGTTGATGTCAGCTTGTGTCCTTTTCTCCAAGTCCCTTCAGATCCTGGGTCCTTACAGGAAAAGCATGATTTCAAAGATGCTGCATCTCAGTTATTGTCTGTTTACAGTCTTTCTGGGAGACATGTACAATCACCCAAACTCTTCAAAACTCAGGCTAAGGTTGAAACGGAAAAAAACACACCACGAGCTCTGCAACACAGCCGGTATACAGACTCTTTCTGCAGGAAGTCAGCATTAACTCACAGTAGGCATTTTAGTAGGACAGAGCATAGCCCCTGGATAAGCAGACCTGATGGATTTCTAGAACAGTGCGGATCGACTCCCAAAACTTGGAGATGCAGTGATCTGGTGGAGTTAGCAGTTGGCTTGAGCCACGGAGACGGCAGCAGCATGGCCTTGGCAGAGGCAGCTGTGAGGCTGCAGTGGCAGAGTGTGCGTCTGCAGCAAGTCAACTCCGTGGCACCGTTTGTGTTCGACCTCTCAAGACTCCTCACTTGCTGTCTCCCCGGCTTACCTGAAACTTCTTCTTGTGTTTGTTCAGGATATGTCACTGCTGTACCCACGTCTAGTAGTGCTCTGATAAAGGAATTGCAGGATCAGCCTTTCCGAGTGATTCTCATCGAGGGTGACCTCACACAGAGTTACCGCCACCTGGGATTCAATAAGTCTGGAAATAGGAAGACCGAGTTAGATAGTGGGAAGCTTCCAGGAGACAGTGCAGAAGAACTGTGGACAAAGAGTGTGATGCAGGTGTTAGTCCAGTTCGATGTGAACCTCGTCCTGGCACAAGGAAATGTATCTGAACATCTGACTGAAAAATGCGCGCACAGCAAGCGACTGGTAATGGGGTCAGTGAGTGGCAATGTGTTGCGAGCGTTTGCAGAGGCCACGAGAGCAGTGCCTGTAGCCTACGTTACCCAAGTGAATGAAGACTGTGTGGGCAGTGGGGTCTCTGTGACCTTCTGGACGAGTCCTCATGATACAGACAGGAACGACAGAATGGCAATCTTGTTAAAAACAGAAGGAATtaatttggttacagcagtactCACTTGCCCAGTAAGTGCTCAGATGGAAACCAAGGAAGACAGGTTCTGGTCCTGTGTACATCGTTTATATCATGCCCTAAAAGAGGAGAAGGTCTTCCTTGGAGGTGGTGCTGTTGAATTTTTATGTCTTAGCCATCTTCAAATTCTTGCCGAGCAATCTATAAATAAAGAAAGTCATGCTTGTTCAGGATGGCTTCCTGATTCTTCCTCTTGGATGGCCTCATCTCTGTCAGTCTACAGACCTACTGTGTTGAAGTGCTTGGCAAGTGGGTGGCATGAATACCTGTCTGCTGTCATGTCTAACACTGCCACTCACCCATCAGCAGTGGAAGCCAGCACGTTCATTCAACATCATGTACAAAATGCCACCAACTCTGGCTCTCCTTCATCTTACATCTTGAGTAAATATAGTCAACTAAGTGGTGGAGTTTTTCATTCAGGTGTTTCAGATAACCTGGCGCTAGTTCCCAGAGTTTATGATACTGTTACACCAAAGACTGAAGCGTGGCGCCGAGCATTGGATTTAGTACTCTTAGTGCTTCAGACTGACAGTGAAATCATAACTGGacttgtacacacacagataaattcACAGGAATTAGATGGAGTTTTATTTTTGTAG